A single genomic interval of Hydractinia symbiolongicarpus strain clone_291-10 chromosome 8, HSymV2.1, whole genome shotgun sequence harbors:
- the LOC130654230 gene encoding potassium voltage-gated channel unc-103-like isoform X4 → MLNLSLNADRGLLFADEDSIASAGSRSQTSNRCNCIVYHEGRFKIIWDWMVLVLVIFTAIQIPFYAAFDYKPRIILNVVDGGVKPMVILSVIVDFMFILDIFINFRTTYIKSSSDEVVRNPRMLAKHYLKTWFTIDLLAAIPFDWIMHNRNSGSNTSTLVGLLKSARLLRLFRVARRIDRYSEYGIAVFFLLMSLFTLISHWLACGWNFIARHEEDNPLSWVRRMDATLHGEWNFTNSTISMTQSERYVASLYFVVSSLTSVGFGNIAATTETEQIFSIIVMLLGALMYACIFGNMVAIVQRLYSKASTFHANIQTVREFLKFYKIPEELRSSINNYVRREWNVSQGVDVEAVLRRFPDCIQADLTYELYQGVFNNVKPFREATVSCMRALAMRFKTITLQANTYVLRQGEGINRLYILGKGSLEVITDGDLKDIIGRYTTFGYDFTKKPKYPKSNASLRALNLVEIHYIQKDDMMEILKMYPKFAKRFRESLTLGYNLNDEKEEGYRKCIQRKHKMHITAVAKNALGLPIMARFTKSYRKKSSQSEPGESLNTFVESNQNGTRKSMSHDAILENYEPPRPIIKSQTTDIPLKRIGSDSSYNSVQFSDEELQRERKDSDTSLKSEISLENRIESLEKQVRHLNYDLDKKLTIILDLLGANRKHSPRASPTNSDYVSVTLDDAGKETDTPHIRHDTNDASNEKHKELYNARYFESKL, encoded by the exons atgttaaatttaagtttaaatgCTGATCGAGGACTTCTTTTTGCTGACGAG GACTCGATAGCAAGTGCTGGGTCGCGCAGTCAAACATCTAACCGATGCAACTGTATTGTATATCACGAGGGACGCTTCAAGATTATATGGGACTGGATGGTTCTTGTCTTGGTCATATTCACTGCTATACAGATACCTTTCTATGCTGCATTTGATTACAAACCTCGCATAATATTGAATGTCGTTGACGGAGGTGTCAAACCAATGGTCATATTAAGTGTTATTGTCGACTTTATGTTCATTCTGGACATTTTTATCAACTTCCGTACAACTTATATTAAATCAAGTTCAGATGAAGTTGTTAGAAATCCTCGTATGTTAGCAAAACATTATCTTAAAACTTGGTTTACCATTGACCTGTTGGCAGCAATTCCTTTCGATTGGATTATGCATAACAGAAATTCAGGCAGTAAT ACATCAACGTTGGTTGGCTTATTGAAAAGTGCCAGATTATTGCGGTTATTCCGAGTAGCTCGAAGAATAGATAGATATTCTGAATACGGCattgctgtgttttttttactgatGTCATTATTTACATTGATTTCTCATTGGCTTGCATGTGGGTGGAACTTTATTGCCCGTCACGAAGAAGACAACCCGCTCAGTTGGGTTCGACGCATGGACGCCACTCTTCATGGTGAATGGAATTTTACAAACTCCACAATTTCAATGACACAGTCAGAGAGATATGTGGCGTCATTATATTTTGTCGTATCGTCACTTACTAGTGTCGGATTTGGAAATATTGCAGCAACGACGGAAACAGAACAAATATTTAGTATTATCGTCATGTTACTTGGAG CGTTGATGTATGCATGTATCTTTGGTAATATGGTCGCCATTGTGCAAAGATTGTATTCAAAAGCCTCTACCTTTCACGCAAACATTCAGACTGTTAgagaatttttgaaattttacaaaataccAGAAGAGCTTCGGTCATCGATTAATAATTACGTCCGAAGAGAATGGAATGTATCACAAGGAGTTGATGTAGAAGCT GTTCTCCGACGTTTTCCAGATTGTATTCAAGCTGATTTGACTTACGAGTTGTATCAAGGGGTATTCAACAATGTCAAACCATTTCGTGAAGCCACTGTGAGCTGCATGAGAGCACTGGCCATGCGTTTTAAAACCATAACATTACAAGCTAATACCTACGTCTTGCGGCAAGGAGAGGGAATTAACAGATTGTACATTTTAGGAAAAGGATCGTTAGAAGTTATTACAGACGGGGACTTAAAAGATATTATTG GACGTTATACAACATTTGGCTACGACTTTACAAAAAAACCAAAATATCCAAAAAGCAACGCCAGCCTCCGTGCATTAAATCTTGTGGAAATTCATTACATACAAAAAGACGATATGATGGAGATATTAAAAATGTATCCAAAGTTTGCAAAACGATTCCGAGAATCTCTGACGCTAGGATACAACTTAAATGACGAAAAAGAG GAAGGATATCGAAAgtgcatacaaagaaagcataaaatgcacataaCTGCTGTCGCCAAAAATGCTTTAGGTTTGCCGATAATGGCTCGATTTACAAAATCATATCGCAAAAAATCTTCACAATCAGAACCGGGAGAAAGTTTAAACACATTTGTCGAAAGCAACCAAAATGGCACACGGAAATCGATGAGCCACGATGCTATACTTGAAAACTACGAGCCTCCAAGACCAATAATAAAATCACAAACTACAGACATCCCTCTGAAAAGAATAGGGTCTGACTCATCGTACAACAGCGTTCAATTCTCAGATGAAGAACTTCAACGCGAAAGAAAAGATAGTGACACTTCTTTGAAATCAGAAATCAGCTTGGAAAATAGAATCGAGTCCTTAGAAAAACAAGTTCGTCACTTAAATTACGACCTCGACAAAAAGCTAACCATAATTTTGGACTTATTAGGTGCAAACAGAAAACATTCACCTAGGGCGTCACCAACGAACAGTGATTATGTATCAGTGACACTAGATGATGCAGGTAAAGAAACGGACACCCCTCACATTAGGCATGACACCAATGATGCTTCGAATGAAAAACATAAAGAATTATATAATGCTAGATATTTTGAAAGCAAACTTTAG
- the LOC130654230 gene encoding potassium voltage-gated channel unc-103-like isoform X1, which yields MTALLVVPKTPIEQDMVISPRNFPAPMGEKERKQAERERLEAEQNDGKLFMTGIKVQAPRSMDSIASAGSRSQTSNRCNCIVYHEGRFKIIWDWMVLVLVIFTAIQIPFYAAFDYKPRIILNVVDGGVKPMVILSVIVDFMFILDIFINFRTTYIKSSSDEVVRNPRMLAKHYLKTWFTIDLLAAIPFDWIMHNRNSGSNTSTLVGLLKSARLLRLFRVARRIDRYSEYGIAVFFLLMSLFTLISHWLACGWNFIARHEEDNPLSWVRRMDATLHGEWNFTNSTISMTQSERYVASLYFVVSSLTSVGFGNIAATTETEQIFSIIVMLLGALMYACIFGNMVAIVQRLYSKASTFHANIQTVREFLKFYKIPEELRSSINNYVRREWNVSQGVDVEAVLRRFPDCIQADLTYELYQGVFNNVKPFREATVSCMRALAMRFKTITLQANTYVLRQGEGINRLYILGKGSLEVITDGDLKDIIGRYTTFGYDFTKKPKYPKSNASLRALNLVEIHYIQKDDMMEILKMYPKFAKRFRESLTLGYNLNDEKEEGYRKCIQRKHKMHITAVAKNALGLPIMARFTKSYRKKSSQSEPGESLNTFVESNQNGTRKSMSHDAILENYEPPRPIIKSQTTDIPLKRIGSDSSYNSVQFSDEELQRERKDSDTSLKSEISLENRIESLEKQVRHLNYDLDKKLTIILDLLGANRKHSPRASPTNSDYVSVTLDDAGKETDTPHIRHDTNDASNEKHKELYNARYFESKL from the exons ATGACAGCATTACTCGTGGTACCAAAAACACCTATTGAACAG GATATGGTGATTAGTCCCAGGAACTTTCCAGCTCCCATGggagagaaagaaagaaagcaGGCTGAAAGAGAAAGATTAGAAGCTGAACAGAACGATGGTAAACTCTTTATGACTGGTATTAAGGTGCAAGCACCAAGGAGTATG GACTCGATAGCAAGTGCTGGGTCGCGCAGTCAAACATCTAACCGATGCAACTGTATTGTATATCACGAGGGACGCTTCAAGATTATATGGGACTGGATGGTTCTTGTCTTGGTCATATTCACTGCTATACAGATACCTTTCTATGCTGCATTTGATTACAAACCTCGCATAATATTGAATGTCGTTGACGGAGGTGTCAAACCAATGGTCATATTAAGTGTTATTGTCGACTTTATGTTCATTCTGGACATTTTTATCAACTTCCGTACAACTTATATTAAATCAAGTTCAGATGAAGTTGTTAGAAATCCTCGTATGTTAGCAAAACATTATCTTAAAACTTGGTTTACCATTGACCTGTTGGCAGCAATTCCTTTCGATTGGATTATGCATAACAGAAATTCAGGCAGTAAT ACATCAACGTTGGTTGGCTTATTGAAAAGTGCCAGATTATTGCGGTTATTCCGAGTAGCTCGAAGAATAGATAGATATTCTGAATACGGCattgctgtgttttttttactgatGTCATTATTTACATTGATTTCTCATTGGCTTGCATGTGGGTGGAACTTTATTGCCCGTCACGAAGAAGACAACCCGCTCAGTTGGGTTCGACGCATGGACGCCACTCTTCATGGTGAATGGAATTTTACAAACTCCACAATTTCAATGACACAGTCAGAGAGATATGTGGCGTCATTATATTTTGTCGTATCGTCACTTACTAGTGTCGGATTTGGAAATATTGCAGCAACGACGGAAACAGAACAAATATTTAGTATTATCGTCATGTTACTTGGAG CGTTGATGTATGCATGTATCTTTGGTAATATGGTCGCCATTGTGCAAAGATTGTATTCAAAAGCCTCTACCTTTCACGCAAACATTCAGACTGTTAgagaatttttgaaattttacaaaataccAGAAGAGCTTCGGTCATCGATTAATAATTACGTCCGAAGAGAATGGAATGTATCACAAGGAGTTGATGTAGAAGCT GTTCTCCGACGTTTTCCAGATTGTATTCAAGCTGATTTGACTTACGAGTTGTATCAAGGGGTATTCAACAATGTCAAACCATTTCGTGAAGCCACTGTGAGCTGCATGAGAGCACTGGCCATGCGTTTTAAAACCATAACATTACAAGCTAATACCTACGTCTTGCGGCAAGGAGAGGGAATTAACAGATTGTACATTTTAGGAAAAGGATCGTTAGAAGTTATTACAGACGGGGACTTAAAAGATATTATTG GACGTTATACAACATTTGGCTACGACTTTACAAAAAAACCAAAATATCCAAAAAGCAACGCCAGCCTCCGTGCATTAAATCTTGTGGAAATTCATTACATACAAAAAGACGATATGATGGAGATATTAAAAATGTATCCAAAGTTTGCAAAACGATTCCGAGAATCTCTGACGCTAGGATACAACTTAAATGACGAAAAAGAG GAAGGATATCGAAAgtgcatacaaagaaagcataaaatgcacataaCTGCTGTCGCCAAAAATGCTTTAGGTTTGCCGATAATGGCTCGATTTACAAAATCATATCGCAAAAAATCTTCACAATCAGAACCGGGAGAAAGTTTAAACACATTTGTCGAAAGCAACCAAAATGGCACACGGAAATCGATGAGCCACGATGCTATACTTGAAAACTACGAGCCTCCAAGACCAATAATAAAATCACAAACTACAGACATCCCTCTGAAAAGAATAGGGTCTGACTCATCGTACAACAGCGTTCAATTCTCAGATGAAGAACTTCAACGCGAAAGAAAAGATAGTGACACTTCTTTGAAATCAGAAATCAGCTTGGAAAATAGAATCGAGTCCTTAGAAAAACAAGTTCGTCACTTAAATTACGACCTCGACAAAAAGCTAACCATAATTTTGGACTTATTAGGTGCAAACAGAAAACATTCACCTAGGGCGTCACCAACGAACAGTGATTATGTATCAGTGACACTAGATGATGCAGGTAAAGAAACGGACACCCCTCACATTAGGCATGACACCAATGATGCTTCGAATGAAAAACATAAAGAATTATATAATGCTAGATATTTTGAAAGCAAACTTTAG
- the LOC130654230 gene encoding potassium voltage-gated channel unc-103-like isoform X2, with protein MLSNFRMDMVISPRNFPAPMGEKERKQAERERLEAEQNDGKLFMTGIKVQAPRSMDSIASAGSRSQTSNRCNCIVYHEGRFKIIWDWMVLVLVIFTAIQIPFYAAFDYKPRIILNVVDGGVKPMVILSVIVDFMFILDIFINFRTTYIKSSSDEVVRNPRMLAKHYLKTWFTIDLLAAIPFDWIMHNRNSGSNTSTLVGLLKSARLLRLFRVARRIDRYSEYGIAVFFLLMSLFTLISHWLACGWNFIARHEEDNPLSWVRRMDATLHGEWNFTNSTISMTQSERYVASLYFVVSSLTSVGFGNIAATTETEQIFSIIVMLLGALMYACIFGNMVAIVQRLYSKASTFHANIQTVREFLKFYKIPEELRSSINNYVRREWNVSQGVDVEAVLRRFPDCIQADLTYELYQGVFNNVKPFREATVSCMRALAMRFKTITLQANTYVLRQGEGINRLYILGKGSLEVITDGDLKDIIGRYTTFGYDFTKKPKYPKSNASLRALNLVEIHYIQKDDMMEILKMYPKFAKRFRESLTLGYNLNDEKEEGYRKCIQRKHKMHITAVAKNALGLPIMARFTKSYRKKSSQSEPGESLNTFVESNQNGTRKSMSHDAILENYEPPRPIIKSQTTDIPLKRIGSDSSYNSVQFSDEELQRERKDSDTSLKSEISLENRIESLEKQVRHLNYDLDKKLTIILDLLGANRKHSPRASPTNSDYVSVTLDDAGKETDTPHIRHDTNDASNEKHKELYNARYFESKL; from the exons ATGTTGAGCAACTTTAGAATG GATATGGTGATTAGTCCCAGGAACTTTCCAGCTCCCATGggagagaaagaaagaaagcaGGCTGAAAGAGAAAGATTAGAAGCTGAACAGAACGATGGTAAACTCTTTATGACTGGTATTAAGGTGCAAGCACCAAGGAGTATG GACTCGATAGCAAGTGCTGGGTCGCGCAGTCAAACATCTAACCGATGCAACTGTATTGTATATCACGAGGGACGCTTCAAGATTATATGGGACTGGATGGTTCTTGTCTTGGTCATATTCACTGCTATACAGATACCTTTCTATGCTGCATTTGATTACAAACCTCGCATAATATTGAATGTCGTTGACGGAGGTGTCAAACCAATGGTCATATTAAGTGTTATTGTCGACTTTATGTTCATTCTGGACATTTTTATCAACTTCCGTACAACTTATATTAAATCAAGTTCAGATGAAGTTGTTAGAAATCCTCGTATGTTAGCAAAACATTATCTTAAAACTTGGTTTACCATTGACCTGTTGGCAGCAATTCCTTTCGATTGGATTATGCATAACAGAAATTCAGGCAGTAAT ACATCAACGTTGGTTGGCTTATTGAAAAGTGCCAGATTATTGCGGTTATTCCGAGTAGCTCGAAGAATAGATAGATATTCTGAATACGGCattgctgtgttttttttactgatGTCATTATTTACATTGATTTCTCATTGGCTTGCATGTGGGTGGAACTTTATTGCCCGTCACGAAGAAGACAACCCGCTCAGTTGGGTTCGACGCATGGACGCCACTCTTCATGGTGAATGGAATTTTACAAACTCCACAATTTCAATGACACAGTCAGAGAGATATGTGGCGTCATTATATTTTGTCGTATCGTCACTTACTAGTGTCGGATTTGGAAATATTGCAGCAACGACGGAAACAGAACAAATATTTAGTATTATCGTCATGTTACTTGGAG CGTTGATGTATGCATGTATCTTTGGTAATATGGTCGCCATTGTGCAAAGATTGTATTCAAAAGCCTCTACCTTTCACGCAAACATTCAGACTGTTAgagaatttttgaaattttacaaaataccAGAAGAGCTTCGGTCATCGATTAATAATTACGTCCGAAGAGAATGGAATGTATCACAAGGAGTTGATGTAGAAGCT GTTCTCCGACGTTTTCCAGATTGTATTCAAGCTGATTTGACTTACGAGTTGTATCAAGGGGTATTCAACAATGTCAAACCATTTCGTGAAGCCACTGTGAGCTGCATGAGAGCACTGGCCATGCGTTTTAAAACCATAACATTACAAGCTAATACCTACGTCTTGCGGCAAGGAGAGGGAATTAACAGATTGTACATTTTAGGAAAAGGATCGTTAGAAGTTATTACAGACGGGGACTTAAAAGATATTATTG GACGTTATACAACATTTGGCTACGACTTTACAAAAAAACCAAAATATCCAAAAAGCAACGCCAGCCTCCGTGCATTAAATCTTGTGGAAATTCATTACATACAAAAAGACGATATGATGGAGATATTAAAAATGTATCCAAAGTTTGCAAAACGATTCCGAGAATCTCTGACGCTAGGATACAACTTAAATGACGAAAAAGAG GAAGGATATCGAAAgtgcatacaaagaaagcataaaatgcacataaCTGCTGTCGCCAAAAATGCTTTAGGTTTGCCGATAATGGCTCGATTTACAAAATCATATCGCAAAAAATCTTCACAATCAGAACCGGGAGAAAGTTTAAACACATTTGTCGAAAGCAACCAAAATGGCACACGGAAATCGATGAGCCACGATGCTATACTTGAAAACTACGAGCCTCCAAGACCAATAATAAAATCACAAACTACAGACATCCCTCTGAAAAGAATAGGGTCTGACTCATCGTACAACAGCGTTCAATTCTCAGATGAAGAACTTCAACGCGAAAGAAAAGATAGTGACACTTCTTTGAAATCAGAAATCAGCTTGGAAAATAGAATCGAGTCCTTAGAAAAACAAGTTCGTCACTTAAATTACGACCTCGACAAAAAGCTAACCATAATTTTGGACTTATTAGGTGCAAACAGAAAACATTCACCTAGGGCGTCACCAACGAACAGTGATTATGTATCAGTGACACTAGATGATGCAGGTAAAGAAACGGACACCCCTCACATTAGGCATGACACCAATGATGCTTCGAATGAAAAACATAAAGAATTATATAATGCTAGATATTTTGAAAGCAAACTTTAG
- the LOC130654230 gene encoding potassium voltage-gated channel unc-103-like isoform X3 yields MVISPRNFPAPMGEKERKQAERERLEAEQNDGKLFMTGIKVQAPRSMDSIASAGSRSQTSNRCNCIVYHEGRFKIIWDWMVLVLVIFTAIQIPFYAAFDYKPRIILNVVDGGVKPMVILSVIVDFMFILDIFINFRTTYIKSSSDEVVRNPRMLAKHYLKTWFTIDLLAAIPFDWIMHNRNSGSNTSTLVGLLKSARLLRLFRVARRIDRYSEYGIAVFFLLMSLFTLISHWLACGWNFIARHEEDNPLSWVRRMDATLHGEWNFTNSTISMTQSERYVASLYFVVSSLTSVGFGNIAATTETEQIFSIIVMLLGALMYACIFGNMVAIVQRLYSKASTFHANIQTVREFLKFYKIPEELRSSINNYVRREWNVSQGVDVEAVLRRFPDCIQADLTYELYQGVFNNVKPFREATVSCMRALAMRFKTITLQANTYVLRQGEGINRLYILGKGSLEVITDGDLKDIIGRYTTFGYDFTKKPKYPKSNASLRALNLVEIHYIQKDDMMEILKMYPKFAKRFRESLTLGYNLNDEKEEGYRKCIQRKHKMHITAVAKNALGLPIMARFTKSYRKKSSQSEPGESLNTFVESNQNGTRKSMSHDAILENYEPPRPIIKSQTTDIPLKRIGSDSSYNSVQFSDEELQRERKDSDTSLKSEISLENRIESLEKQVRHLNYDLDKKLTIILDLLGANRKHSPRASPTNSDYVSVTLDDAGKETDTPHIRHDTNDASNEKHKELYNARYFESKL; encoded by the exons ATGGTGATTAGTCCCAGGAACTTTCCAGCTCCCATGggagagaaagaaagaaagcaGGCTGAAAGAGAAAGATTAGAAGCTGAACAGAACGATGGTAAACTCTTTATGACTGGTATTAAGGTGCAAGCACCAAGGAGTATG GACTCGATAGCAAGTGCTGGGTCGCGCAGTCAAACATCTAACCGATGCAACTGTATTGTATATCACGAGGGACGCTTCAAGATTATATGGGACTGGATGGTTCTTGTCTTGGTCATATTCACTGCTATACAGATACCTTTCTATGCTGCATTTGATTACAAACCTCGCATAATATTGAATGTCGTTGACGGAGGTGTCAAACCAATGGTCATATTAAGTGTTATTGTCGACTTTATGTTCATTCTGGACATTTTTATCAACTTCCGTACAACTTATATTAAATCAAGTTCAGATGAAGTTGTTAGAAATCCTCGTATGTTAGCAAAACATTATCTTAAAACTTGGTTTACCATTGACCTGTTGGCAGCAATTCCTTTCGATTGGATTATGCATAACAGAAATTCAGGCAGTAAT ACATCAACGTTGGTTGGCTTATTGAAAAGTGCCAGATTATTGCGGTTATTCCGAGTAGCTCGAAGAATAGATAGATATTCTGAATACGGCattgctgtgttttttttactgatGTCATTATTTACATTGATTTCTCATTGGCTTGCATGTGGGTGGAACTTTATTGCCCGTCACGAAGAAGACAACCCGCTCAGTTGGGTTCGACGCATGGACGCCACTCTTCATGGTGAATGGAATTTTACAAACTCCACAATTTCAATGACACAGTCAGAGAGATATGTGGCGTCATTATATTTTGTCGTATCGTCACTTACTAGTGTCGGATTTGGAAATATTGCAGCAACGACGGAAACAGAACAAATATTTAGTATTATCGTCATGTTACTTGGAG CGTTGATGTATGCATGTATCTTTGGTAATATGGTCGCCATTGTGCAAAGATTGTATTCAAAAGCCTCTACCTTTCACGCAAACATTCAGACTGTTAgagaatttttgaaattttacaaaataccAGAAGAGCTTCGGTCATCGATTAATAATTACGTCCGAAGAGAATGGAATGTATCACAAGGAGTTGATGTAGAAGCT GTTCTCCGACGTTTTCCAGATTGTATTCAAGCTGATTTGACTTACGAGTTGTATCAAGGGGTATTCAACAATGTCAAACCATTTCGTGAAGCCACTGTGAGCTGCATGAGAGCACTGGCCATGCGTTTTAAAACCATAACATTACAAGCTAATACCTACGTCTTGCGGCAAGGAGAGGGAATTAACAGATTGTACATTTTAGGAAAAGGATCGTTAGAAGTTATTACAGACGGGGACTTAAAAGATATTATTG GACGTTATACAACATTTGGCTACGACTTTACAAAAAAACCAAAATATCCAAAAAGCAACGCCAGCCTCCGTGCATTAAATCTTGTGGAAATTCATTACATACAAAAAGACGATATGATGGAGATATTAAAAATGTATCCAAAGTTTGCAAAACGATTCCGAGAATCTCTGACGCTAGGATACAACTTAAATGACGAAAAAGAG GAAGGATATCGAAAgtgcatacaaagaaagcataaaatgcacataaCTGCTGTCGCCAAAAATGCTTTAGGTTTGCCGATAATGGCTCGATTTACAAAATCATATCGCAAAAAATCTTCACAATCAGAACCGGGAGAAAGTTTAAACACATTTGTCGAAAGCAACCAAAATGGCACACGGAAATCGATGAGCCACGATGCTATACTTGAAAACTACGAGCCTCCAAGACCAATAATAAAATCACAAACTACAGACATCCCTCTGAAAAGAATAGGGTCTGACTCATCGTACAACAGCGTTCAATTCTCAGATGAAGAACTTCAACGCGAAAGAAAAGATAGTGACACTTCTTTGAAATCAGAAATCAGCTTGGAAAATAGAATCGAGTCCTTAGAAAAACAAGTTCGTCACTTAAATTACGACCTCGACAAAAAGCTAACCATAATTTTGGACTTATTAGGTGCAAACAGAAAACATTCACCTAGGGCGTCACCAACGAACAGTGATTATGTATCAGTGACACTAGATGATGCAGGTAAAGAAACGGACACCCCTCACATTAGGCATGACACCAATGATGCTTCGAATGAAAAACATAAAGAATTATATAATGCTAGATATTTTGAAAGCAAACTTTAG